The following proteins are encoded in a genomic region of Pelodictyon phaeoclathratiforme BU-1:
- a CDS encoding efflux RND transporter periplasmic adaptor subunit, protein MVSRNKLVWGIVVALMMLGATGFWYFTSNRSEKKNFEEVRPSRGAISSSVSTTGAVEPQTRVKIQSSVGGRIEAILVEEGQLVKKGEVLAMLSSTERAALLDAAKLQGKSEQSYWQKVYKETAVIAPMTGQVIVRSVDPGQTVTTNDSLFVLSDRLLVKAYVDETDIGRVKVGQRAVIGLDAYPEIRVNGVVHHIYYESHLQNNVNIYNVDVVPDRIPDVFRSGMSANVRIIVQEKSNALLLPLGAVQSRNGKTVVLQRSRRKEGEVRYKAVQTGMQDESKIEILDGLSDGSVVLLPDTSFVLPGKKGGSNPFMPQRTRMGR, encoded by the coding sequence ATGGTTAGCCGCAACAAACTGGTATGGGGCATTGTGGTTGCCCTCATGATGCTCGGAGCCACCGGGTTCTGGTATTTCACAAGCAACAGGAGTGAGAAAAAAAACTTCGAAGAAGTTCGTCCTTCACGAGGAGCCATCAGTTCATCAGTATCAACAACCGGTGCCGTTGAGCCACAAACCCGAGTTAAAATCCAGTCCTCAGTTGGCGGGAGAATCGAAGCAATACTTGTAGAAGAGGGGCAGCTCGTAAAGAAGGGAGAGGTACTTGCCATGCTCAGTTCAACCGAGCGGGCTGCGCTGCTTGATGCTGCCAAATTGCAGGGAAAAAGTGAGCAGAGCTACTGGCAGAAAGTCTATAAAGAGACTGCGGTGATTGCGCCGATGACAGGGCAGGTGATTGTGCGCAGCGTTGACCCCGGCCAGACGGTTACAACCAATGATTCGCTTTTCGTTCTTTCAGATCGGCTTCTTGTCAAGGCTTACGTTGATGAGACCGATATTGGACGGGTAAAAGTTGGGCAACGGGCGGTCATCGGGCTTGATGCCTATCCTGAAATCCGGGTAAATGGGGTTGTTCATCATATCTATTACGAGTCGCATCTGCAGAATAATGTGAATATCTATAATGTCGACGTTGTTCCTGACCGGATTCCTGATGTGTTTCGTTCCGGAATGAGTGCCAATGTCAGGATTATTGTGCAGGAAAAAAGCAATGCATTGCTCCTTCCGCTCGGAGCTGTACAGAGCAGGAATGGTAAAACGGTTGTGCTGCAGCGGAGCCGTCGAAAGGAAGGTGAGGTGCGCTACAAAGCTGTTCAGACAGGGATGCAGGATGAGAGCAAGATTGAGATTCTGGATGGTCTCTCCGACGGTTCTGTTGTGCTGCTGCCCGATACATCCTTTGTGCTTCCCGGAAAAAAAGGAGGCTCAAATCCTTTTATGCCTCAGCGCACCAGGATGGGAAGATGA
- a CDS encoding MacB family efflux pump subunit, which translates to MKPMLELVDVYRTYQIGESTVQALRGVSVTIERGEFVAIMGASGSGKSSLLQILGLLDNPDKGDSLIFGKNVNTLSEDDQAGVRNNVAGFVFQQFHLLKRMSILENVRLPHIYSGLKGDFHQEAIERLRQVGLEERVDHTPNQLSGGEQQRVAIARALIRDPLIIFADEPTGNLDSKNSAEIMKIFKALHEQGKTVIMVTHENDIAAYAGRVITMKDGLIISDERKAGFKPSEASSGEAGFELHDSKVSLWQDGRFSGFMAQAFQSILANKMRSFLSVLGILVGVASVIAMMALGEGAKAAMQEQLKSMGSNMLSIRGGSAKIRGAAQGAGAVARFTAVDVTDISSLHTLVKNAAGVVNGSARIVYGNKNWSSTLTGVGFDYGTMRAAIPVLGRWFTPEEMQKREKSAIIGVTVVKELFGNSNPLGKTIKINRINFKVIGIAPPKGFSGPQDEDDVVIIPVTTAMYRVLGKDYFSGIFVEVASPTLIEQAKTAVSQQIRKRHRLKADDDSFNIRDMTEIQKMLTSTTQTMSLLLGSIAAISLLVGGIGIMNIMLVSVTERTREIGLRKAIGARKKDIMMQFLVESVGLTISGGFIGVLAGVGISLLLSLFAGWAVKTSLISVLLATTFSAVIGMFFGLWPARKAAELKPLEALRYE; encoded by the coding sequence ATGAAACCAATGCTTGAACTTGTTGATGTTTACCGCACCTACCAGATCGGCGAAAGTACCGTTCAGGCGTTACGTGGTGTTTCAGTAACTATTGAAAGGGGTGAGTTTGTTGCCATTATGGGCGCTTCGGGATCAGGCAAATCATCGCTTCTTCAAATTCTCGGACTCCTCGATAACCCCGACAAGGGGGATTCTCTGATTTTCGGAAAAAATGTCAACACGCTCTCTGAAGATGATCAGGCTGGTGTGCGCAATAATGTTGCCGGGTTTGTCTTTCAGCAGTTTCACCTGCTTAAGCGGATGAGCATTCTGGAGAATGTACGTCTACCCCACATTTACAGCGGACTTAAAGGAGATTTTCATCAGGAAGCGATAGAGAGGCTCAGGCAGGTTGGACTTGAAGAGAGAGTTGATCATACGCCGAACCAGCTTTCAGGCGGAGAGCAGCAGCGCGTTGCGATAGCCAGGGCGCTGATTCGCGATCCGCTGATCATTTTTGCTGACGAGCCTACCGGAAACCTTGATTCAAAAAACTCTGCCGAAATCATGAAGATTTTTAAAGCTCTTCATGAACAGGGTAAAACCGTCATCATGGTTACGCATGAAAATGATATTGCGGCCTATGCAGGTCGAGTTATTACCATGAAGGATGGGCTCATTATCAGCGATGAACGTAAGGCAGGATTTAAGCCATCAGAAGCATCTTCCGGAGAGGCCGGGTTTGAGCTGCATGACTCCAAGGTTTCCCTATGGCAGGATGGCCGGTTCAGCGGGTTTATGGCGCAGGCATTTCAGTCCATTCTTGCCAATAAGATGCGCTCTTTTCTCTCCGTGCTCGGTATTCTGGTTGGGGTTGCCTCGGTGATCGCTATGATGGCGCTCGGTGAAGGCGCAAAAGCTGCCATGCAGGAGCAGTTGAAATCCATGGGTTCGAACATGCTTTCGATCAGAGGAGGATCGGCCAAGATCCGTGGTGCTGCACAGGGGGCTGGTGCCGTTGCGCGGTTTACCGCTGTCGATGTAACTGACATCTCTTCACTCCACACACTGGTTAAAAATGCTGCAGGAGTTGTCAATGGCAGCGCCCGGATAGTTTACGGCAACAAAAACTGGAGTTCAACCCTTACCGGGGTTGGCTTCGATTATGGTACCATGCGTGCCGCGATACCTGTTCTCGGCAGGTGGTTTACTCCTGAAGAGATGCAAAAACGTGAAAAATCTGCTATTATTGGCGTGACGGTGGTAAAGGAGCTTTTTGGTAACAGTAATCCGTTGGGCAAAACGATCAAGATCAACCGTATTAATTTCAAGGTTATCGGTATTGCTCCGCCAAAAGGGTTTTCAGGACCACAGGATGAAGATGATGTGGTGATCATACCGGTAACAACTGCCATGTATCGTGTGCTTGGAAAGGATTATTTCAGCGGCATCTTTGTTGAGGTTGCTTCACCCACCCTGATTGAACAGGCCAAAACGGCTGTCAGTCAGCAGATTCGAAAAAGGCATCGGCTGAAAGCGGACGATGATTCATTCAATATCAGGGATATGACAGAAATACAGAAGATGCTTACCAGCACAACGCAGACCATGAGTCTCCTGCTCGGTTCTATTGCGGCGATTTCGCTTCTTGTGGGAGGTATCGGGATTATGAATATTATGCTTGTTTCCGTAACCGAACGAACCAGAGAGATTGGTCTGCGTAAAGCTATTGGGGCGAGAAAAAAAGATATCATGATGCAGTTTCTGGTCGAATCGGTTGGTTTGACCATCAGCGGAGGCTTTATAGGGGTTCTTGCCGGTGTTGGTATATCACTTCTTCTCTCCCTCTTTGCTGGCTGGGCGGTAAAAACATCCCTGATATCGGTGCTGCTTGCAACGACTTTTTCTGCAGTTATCGGTATGTTTTTTGGTCTTTGGCCTGCCAGAAAAGCTGCAGAACTTAAACCGCTTGAAGCTCTTCGCTATGAATAG
- a CDS encoding Lcl C-terminal domain-containing protein, translating to MIRIAKNSLIYPWMMFLLVSFSLVTLTAVASSATLKIGDSYGGGVVLYIDATGQHGLIAAKSDVTSQSSGKEAGFFSWYDAKIAANAFVDGYCDWFLPNKEQLNQLYLNRTVVGGTAGTYYWSSSESDANSGWGQDFTNGEQLVGRKTNGSHVRAVRAF from the coding sequence ATGATTCGTATTGCAAAAAACAGCCTGATCTATCCATGGATGATGTTCCTGCTTGTCAGCTTCAGTCTGGTTACCCTTACGGCGGTAGCTTCTTCGGCCACTCTGAAGATTGGTGACAGTTACGGTGGTGGAGTTGTTCTTTATATCGACGCTACCGGTCAGCATGGTCTTATTGCGGCAAAATCAGATGTTACGTCACAATCTTCCGGTAAGGAGGCAGGTTTTTTTTCCTGGTATGACGCAAAAATTGCAGCCAATGCTTTTGTGGATGGTTATTGTGACTGGTTTTTACCGAACAAGGAGCAGTTGAACCAGCTTTATCTCAATAGAACGGTTGTTGGTGGTACTGCAGGTACCTATTACTGGAGTTCCTCTGAAAGCGATGCCAATAGCGGATGGGGTCAGGACTTTACCAATGGGGAGCAGCTTGTTGGCCGGAAGACGAACGGCAGTCATGTTCGTGCCGTGCGCGCTTTCTGA
- a CDS encoding class I SAM-dependent methyltransferase: MLQLKKAGLKALDNLRSAGLFPSSWQSMEELEAKTDYFLSLFLDERFRVSRELSGVSFLTELLDRVMRTSESEHMDDRKLSEREKLELVRALDRQNQMLRLYPRYVEMLLSIIEETDQGKQQEIRILELASGSGGLSLALAEEARRKNLPLSIVASDIVPIFIEEGNRQAEEKKLPVTFRLINAFEMPEFSSGSFDLMVLSQSIHHFTPGQLAIMIAQSAKQTKTAFVGIDGYRSMLLAGGVPLMATMQGIASFTLDGFISARKFYSELELDIIAEIATGKRNHAITSPWPLSILTVRFDGIKPDVCQPS, encoded by the coding sequence ATGCTTCAATTGAAAAAAGCCGGCCTGAAAGCTCTTGACAACCTGCGTTCTGCGGGTCTTTTTCCCTCCTCCTGGCAGAGTATGGAAGAACTTGAGGCTAAAACCGATTATTTTTTATCGCTGTTTCTTGATGAACGATTCCGGGTATCGAGGGAGCTAAGTGGAGTTTCTTTTCTGACGGAACTGCTCGACAGGGTTATGCGTACCTCTGAGAGTGAACACATGGATGACAGAAAGCTCTCCGAGAGAGAAAAGCTGGAGCTTGTGCGGGCACTTGACCGTCAGAACCAGATGTTGCGTCTCTATCCCAGATACGTCGAGATGCTTCTTTCGATTATTGAAGAAACGGATCAAGGAAAACAACAGGAGATCAGGATTCTTGAACTGGCAAGCGGATCGGGTGGGCTGTCGTTGGCATTGGCTGAGGAGGCTCGGCGAAAAAATCTGCCACTCTCAATTGTCGCTTCTGATATTGTGCCAATATTTATTGAGGAGGGCAACCGTCAGGCTGAAGAAAAAAAGCTACCCGTCACGTTTCGGCTTATCAATGCATTTGAGATGCCGGAGTTCTCTTCTGGCTCATTTGATCTTATGGTGCTCTCACAGAGCATTCATCATTTTACTCCCGGCCAACTTGCCATCATGATAGCACAGTCGGCAAAACAGACGAAAACAGCTTTTGTTGGCATTGACGGGTATCGCAGTATGTTGCTTGCAGGTGGTGTTCCCCTGATGGCCACCATGCAGGGGATTGCTTCGTTCACCCTTGACGGGTTTATTTCAGCGCGAAAATTTTACAGCGAACTGGAACTTGATATCATTGCTGAAATCGCAACCGGCAAAAGAAACCACGCCATTACCTCTCCATGGCCCTTGAGCATTCTTACGGTACGCTTCGATGGCATTAAACCAGATGTATGCCAGCCTTCATGA